From the Bacteroidales bacterium genome, the window TGCAGTTAATATGAATTTTTCCCAGATGACCAACGCCTATCACTCCTATTTTCAACATCTTACATTTATAAAAAAATATTTTTTACAAAGGTAAGTTTTTTATTTTTATTTTCGCAAATCATTTAATCATTTTAGATTTTTTTAAGAAATCATGATTGATACGTACAGACACAAAGGACTTAGAAAAAAGCTTGTTGAGGAAATTAAGCGCAAAGGCATTGACGACAAAGCAATATTAGCAGCTATTGAAAAAATTCCGAGACATTTATTCATTGACTCATCATTTTTGCAATTTGCATATCAGGATAATCCTTTTCCGATAGGTTACGGACAAACTATTTCCCAGCCATACACAGTTGCATTTCAAACATGGCTGCTTAAAGTTAAAAAGGGAGATAAGATAATGGAAGTAGGCACCGGTTCGGGATATCAGGCATGTGTATTACTTGAACTATGTGCAAAAGTTTTTACAATTGAAAGAATAAAAGCATTGTTTGATAAAGTAAAAGTTTTTCTTCCTTCTATAGGTTACGAACCACGTTTCTTCTATGGCGATGGCTACCAGGGGTTACCTACTTTTGCTCCTTTTGATAAAATAATTGTTACCGCGGGTGCTCCTACTATTCCCGAAGCTCTTGTAAAACAACTTAAAGTCGGTGGCATTCTTGTAATTCCCGTCGGCAAAAACGATGTTCAGGTAATGACAAGCGTTACAAAAACTTCGGAAACAACTTATGAAACAAAAGAATGGGGAATGTTCCGCTTTGTCCCGCTTTTGTATGATAAGGAAAAATAGGTAATGTAATGTCTTTGAGGTTTATTTTTTTTCATAATTTACTTTGGTTTCTAAAAGTGTCTTGTCCTAAAATAGGTTTACATAAAATTCAAACAAAATGAATGAAAGTAAACGGATTTTA encodes:
- a CDS encoding protein-L-isoaspartate(D-aspartate) O-methyltransferase — translated: MIDTYRHKGLRKKLVEEIKRKGIDDKAILAAIEKIPRHLFIDSSFLQFAYQDNPFPIGYGQTISQPYTVAFQTWLLKVKKGDKIMEVGTGSGYQACVLLELCAKVFTIERIKALFDKVKVFLPSIGYEPRFFYGDGYQGLPTFAPFDKIIVTAGAPTIPEALVKQLKVGGILVIPVGKNDVQVMTSVTKTSETTYETKEWGMFRFVPLLYDKEK